The segment TCTGTCGCTGTTGAGTGGTTCTGGTCCTAACCGCGGTGAATTAATTTCTGCTACTTTTAAAATagatattttcatagctagagcataaaaactaaatatatatagtttttaaCACTATAGACCCCCACACTTGTTTGATCTAATGCAGAAATgaaccaatcagtggccacgatactgaccAGCACGTTCTAATTGGTGTGACGGTTTGTTCTCATataaatagatggatagtacttatttgattccttcaggatagtTTGTGGCCAACACTACtgtagtctatccatccatccattttactaccgcttgtccctgcctgggtcacgaggggtgctggagcctatctcagctgcactcacattcacacactcgggcctatttagtgttgccaatcaaccatgtctttggggcggtatagcttggttggtagtgtggccgtgccagcaacttgagggtcccaggttcgatcccagcttccgccatcctagtcactgccattgtgtccttgggcaagacactttacccacctgctcccattgccacccacactggtttaactctaacttagttattgggtttcaccatgtaaaagtgctttgagtcactagagaaaagcgctatataaatataattcacttcacttcggaggtgggaggaacccggggtaaccggagagaacccacgcagtcacggggagaacatgcaaactccacacagaaagaccccgagcccagggattgaaccctggaccttaaggcacatgcactaacccctgttccaccgtgctgccgtaAATGTGACTTAAGGGTGTTATTACAAGTCTAGAGGGCTCTCAtagtattaaaaacaacattcagaaGGTCATAAACAGTTTTTTTGTGTTCTACTATGCTATACGTGTGCTACTTTAATTTCTAATTTGAGGCAATTCATTAACTAAACAGGCCGGGAACCAATTAATAGCGATAAACAACAGATTTCTGTAAGGTTCAAGTCAATATAATTTGGTTTTGATTGACATAACAGCAAGTATTGTGTATTAGAGAATAATTAGAAATATGACCTGAGGAGTTATATATTCAAAAATGATACTGGTTCAATATCATATCAACCTTTATTATTTATTCAATTCATACTGAACAACACATACAATTATTGCCGTGTAAACAAGCAAAATCAGCCTTGTCTGAACGGGGACATTATTGGACTTTCAGTAGACAGGAAAGaatgcaaaataataataaaaataattatgggtcatacttgtatagcactttttcaACCTTCATGATGTAATATAACATGGATGGCAAAATAACCAAACGTCTTATCTCCAATAAAGTCCTCTTTAGACATTCCATGTGTGCGATGCAGTACATCATTCCTTGTCCTTGTGTAAACTCTACTCCCAACTTGTCTTGTACCTCAACTCACCGACTCTAAACTGTACTCATATCCGCTAGCGATGACCTCGCATTGTGGAAGCATTTCTTCTAACAGGATGACCATCAAACCTGGATTTGTAATCCCTGGGAGGGATGACACATCCAAACGGCGCAGGCCCCTGCAAAATGCAAATTAGAACAATTAATATTTgacataaaaaataattttgaagCTGATCCTGTGAGTATGAATTACTTGAGATTCCTCAGGGCAGCCAGCCCACCGACGGTGATGCGTGGACAATGAGAAATGTCCAGCTCCTTTAGGGTGTCTTGGAACACATGGAGCCCGGCCAGGAACCAGTCATCCACTTCAGGACACCCTCTTAAGGACAGAGTTTGCAAAAGTTGCTGCTTCACTTGGGGAGGACGACCCAtgcaaaaaacaataataaagatTAATAGCATTACCAACTCAGTAGAGTGTGATTTTTTAAAATGGAAAACAAAACTACTAATATTTACCCAAGTTGGACAATCCAATGTAATTTATAACGGTGTAGCTCATGTCGACTTCCTCAAGAGGTGTGTCTTTGTAATTCAAGAAGTCCCAGTTGAACTTGCCCCTGGGGTCTGCACGGAACCATTCTGACTGGCCAACAAAGCTGAGCATGCACAATAGACTttcagtaaatatatatttttgcagtCCATTGGTACATGGAATGTTTTGAGAAAAGAACTGTCtcttggctaattgttatgctttaaaatgtaagcaAAAATCAaagttacaagcatccccgccattatagttggcgtagcaaatgtcCCACTGAACTCCGTAAGATCTGAACAAAACTTTTGGTcatactcgctagcattagcttatagctagagattggcattactttgttttccaaccatggaaaggcagaaagtgagtgtgaaggacaggagaaaaggtgaatgatattcattgaatggAATAATTAAAAACATGATAGCTCGTCTGCCATATACTGAAAcagaatgagtctaacgccagccaaagaaaaataaaataggtaacactttagtatggggaacatattcaccattaatttctaagtaacatgcaaattagtaacatactgGCTCtaaattagtcatttttaagtactgtggggaggcgtggctggcagtccgacagcgaggcagggcacacatttttgcacactcttggcattctcccgatgagcttcaagaggtagtcacctgaaatggttttcacttcacaggtgtgcttgaagctcatcaagagaatgcaaagagtgtgcaaagcagtaatcagagcaaatagtggctattttgaagaaacaagaatacaaaacatgttttcagttatttcacctttttttgttcggtacataactccacatgtgttaattcatagttttgatgccttcagtgacaatctacaatgtaaatagtcatgaaaataaagaaaacgtgtTGAAttaggagaaggtgtgtccaaacgtttggcctgtaatGTATGTATATTAACATATTTACTAATACTACTAGCAATTTTTAATAATACCAACGTACACCATAAACATGAGCAATTTCAGACACCACTTACCGAAATCCTCCCTTAAGGTTCAAGATAAAGTAGGCAGAAGCAATGTCAGCCCCGTAACGGTGCTCAGTGTAACCGAAGTAACTGTGAAAGACAAGGAGTCACTTAGGTCAGAGAATCAAATGTATATTGCAttaaatagtaaataattaaattggtaaataaattgtattttggTCTAGCTTTTAATTTACATGCAGCCAATTTTATTTGCATTTATTAAAAATGTATGTCTACAATCTATTTAAAGAAAATTACTATTTATATAGGTGGGTTATAAACTTTGTATTGTGTGTACCTAAtggctgtgtttttcaaccactgtgccgcagcacactagtgtgccgtgagatatacagtctagtgtgctgtgggagattatgtaatttcacccaattgggttaaaaatattttttgcaaaccagtaattatagtctgcaaattatgtgttgttgttgagtgtcggtgctgtttagaactcggcagagtaaccatgtaatactcttccatatcagtagggggcagcaggtagctcattgctttgtagatgtcgggaacatggtttgtcgtgatcacaaaatgcgggaggcagcgtgcaggtaaaaatgtatccaacacttaaaccaaaaataaacaaaaggcgagtgctgctAAGAGAAGGCATTGAAtctaaacaaaactaaaactgaactggctgcaaagtaaatgaaaacagaatgctggacgacagcaaagacttacagtgtgtggagcagacggcgtcaaCAAAATACATCCGTacacgacatgacaatcaacaatgtccccacaaagaagggttgcgtccgcacaacttaaatagtcttgattgcgaaaacaaagcaggtgtggggaatagcatTCGAGGAAGACATGacactgctccaggaaaataccaacaaaaaaggaaaagccaccaaaataggagcgcaaaacaatgactaaaacactacacacaggaaaacagcaaacaactcaaaataagtcatggcgtgatgagacaagtcgtgacagtacacctaatttgagaaaagagctatagtgatgcatggttggttatggtttaaagcatacttgccaaccctctcaattttcccgagagactcccgaatttcagtgtccctcccgaaaatgccgggacaaccattctcccgatttccggccggacaacaatattgggggcgtgcctaaaaGGTATAGCCTTTAGCGTAATCTACaaactgtcgtcacgtccgcttttccatcATACGAGCAGCATGCtggcctagtcacataatatatgcggctttaacacacacataagtgaatgcaaggcatacttgatcaacagtcatacaggtcacactgagagtggccgtataaacaacttcaacactgttacaaatatgcgctacactgtgaacccacaccagacaagaatgacaaacacatttcgggagaacatccacaccataacacaacataaacacaacagaaccataGGAACTGGTATATCAACCATAAGCGcacattccaaccattgaaatactttttatagttgaagacttacggtcattagaaaacatcactgcacatcataatggcagctacactttctatTTAAcacatctaaaaaaattatttgggaatgtccggcgggccagatttttaCAGCTCAAAGGgcagcatgtggcccccgggccttaaaggcttactgaaacccactactaccgaccacgcagtctgatagtttatatatcaatgataaaatcttaacattgcaacacatgccaaaacggcctttttagtttactaaattgcaattttaaatttcgcgcgatgtatcctgttgaaaacctcgcggtacgatgacgcgtgcaattgacgtcaccggttgtagtggacatttttttccagcccaatccaagctataagtagtctgcttttatcacataattacacagtattctggacatctg is part of the Nerophis ophidion isolate RoL-2023_Sa linkage group LG13, RoL_Noph_v1.0, whole genome shotgun sequence genome and harbors:
- the dmac2 gene encoding distal membrane-arm assembly complex protein 2 codes for the protein MSATLLSLLRCCQRPSRFLVAKRPWSSSPDPVSPPSLYTKMISFLSRHFYDVEMILVWKSQQPRRQQNKKNAYFGYTEHRYGADIASAYFILNLKGGFRFVGQSEWFRADPRGKFNWDFLNYKDTPLEEVDMSYTVINYIGLSNLVKQQLLQTLSLRGCPEVDDWFLAGLHVFQDTLKELDISHCPRITVGGLAALRNLKGLRRLDVSSLPGITNPGLMVILLEEMLPQCEVIASGYEYSLESVS